GCGCCGTCCCGACGGTTCGCTGATCCGCTTCGACGGCAATGCCGCTGTGCTGTTGAACAACAAGCAGGAGCCGATCGGTACCCGCATCTTCGGGCCTGTGACGCGCGAGCTGCGTTCCGAGAAGTTCATGAAGATCGTCTCGCTCGCTCCCGAAGTGCTGTGAGCGGAGGACATACACATGGCTAACCGTATCAAGAAGGGCGACCAGGTCGTCATCAACACCGGCAAGGACAAGGGTAAGCAGGGTGAGGTGGTGCGTGTGGACGGCGATCGCGTGATCGTCTCCAACGCCAACGTCATCAAGCGCCACACCAAGCCGAACCCGCAGGCGGGTGTCGCCGGCGGCGTGGTCGAGCGTGAAGCGTCGATCCATATCTCCAACGTCAATATCGTCAACCCGGCAACGGGCAAGGGCGAGCGCGTTGGCTTCAAGGTGCTGGAGGATGGACGCAAATTGCGTGTGTTCCGCTCCAGCGGTGAGGCGCTCGACGCCTGAGGAATGAGATCATGAACACTCGTCTCGAAAAGTTTTACAAGGAAAACGTGGTGCCGGCCCTGATGAAGGAATTCGGCTACACCAATCCGATGGAAGTGCCGAAGCTGGTCAAGGTCACGCTCAACATGGGCGTGGGCGAAGCGGCTACCAACAAGAAGATTCTGGAAAATGCGGTCGCCGACATGTCCAAGATCTCCGGCCAGAAGCCGGTGGTCACCAAGTCGCGCGTTTCGGTCGCATCGTTCAAGATTCGTGACGGTTGGCCGATCGGCTGCAAGACCACCTTGCGTCGCGCCAAGATGTACGAGTTCCTGGATCGCCTGATCAACATCTCGTTGCCGCGCGTGCGCGACTTCCGGGGTGTGTCCGGTCGCTCCTTCGACGGTCGTGGCAACTTCAACATGGGTGTGAAGGAACAGATCATCTTCCCGGAAATCGACTTCGACGCCGTCGACGCGATCCGCGGTATGGATATCGCCATCACCACCACCGCCAAGACGGATGCG
The window above is part of the Xanthomonas campestris pv. badrii genome. Proteins encoded here:
- the rplX gene encoding 50S ribosomal protein L24, coding for MANRIKKGDQVVINTGKDKGKQGEVVRVDGDRVIVSNANVIKRHTKPNPQAGVAGGVVEREASIHISNVNIVNPATGKGERVGFKVLEDGRKLRVFRSSGEALDA
- the rplE gene encoding 50S ribosomal protein L5, translated to MNTRLEKFYKENVVPALMKEFGYTNPMEVPKLVKVTLNMGVGEAATNKKILENAVADMSKISGQKPVVTKSRVSVASFKIRDGWPIGCKTTLRRAKMYEFLDRLINISLPRVRDFRGVSGRSFDGRGNFNMGVKEQIIFPEIDFDAVDAIRGMDIAITTTAKTDAEAKALLAAFKFPFRN